TTCATTACTTTTCTACACATATACTCACCCTAACAGGTCGACCACAAATGAGCCATACCTAGCATAGACATTTAGAACATGAAATATGCATTCTAGCAGAAAAGACTCATTAAACATTCAGTCTATCAGGAGGCTTTCAGACACGCTGTGGAATGATCTGGAGGAGGCTGATCTGCGCACTATTTCCTGTGATTCAGAAGTCACCACAGGTTTTGGTGGTTTGGGCGGATCTGGTTCTGTGGTCACAAGAGGGCTCGGTGACTGTTCATCCTCGGCACTAGACGCAGACACCTCCGGTGGTGGTTTCTCTGGTGGAACCGTTCCTCCTGAAGTCACCAGTGGCAACTCTGCAATGCTGACAATCTCTGGGCTtttattatgaatgaatgaatgaatgttaaattttatatagcgcctttcaggatacccaaggcgctttacaattgttaacacaggtacaagtcacagacagccaatcacacacacaccggcgagaagcggcagccaattgcgcacagcgtactctctaccgggatccacagccccctgggggactgaatggggtgcaggaaggggagagaggacagaccctagtgacagaacaccatccaccactgggcatacaagcacacacatccatgcacaaacactcagacaactgctttttattgaacagagagacacagacacatactcAGGGAGATGTTGTCAGGGACTGTCAATTTACCTAACCTTAATGTTATTAAGTGATTCTTAGATTGAACAAAAAATCCATTCAGCAGTGGAGACTATCAAATCACTATCAAattagcatagcttagctatagcctaatacacttacattaaacactaCGATTCTAAATCAGTGTAATACATTTACCGACATCTAATTATTTTATCTAATTTCTGTTCCCTCCttctgttctctccctctgttctctccctctgttctctccctctgtttctctctttctccctctgtttggtCTCCCCTGTTTTTCATGGCTACCGCGGAGGAACGGGCTCTCGTCAAGCTCGGCTCGGAGCTGGAGAAGTTGGGTCGACAGATCGAACGTCTTCTGGAGAAGCAAGCGGAGCtcacccaggagaagaccaggctcgaggccgcccgcgacgctgcctactcggccgtctccactccctcgtcACGGCGGCTCAGCGCGACCGCCATCTTGACCCGTGCTCCAGGCTGGGAGCGCCAGCGAGGACGCGGAAGGCAGCCGGCGTCGTCACCCCTACCTCAGCCGGACTTCTCCTCTGCGAACCCGTTCGAGGTGCTCAGCTCCGGGTCCTCCACCTCgccctcaccagcgccggcacCAAAGAAGAATAAAGGCGGTATCCTCGTTATCGGCGACTCGATTACACGACACTTGAAGGTCGATCTGCCAGGGTCAAAGAGAAACCCCACTGTGTCCTGTTTTCCAGGCGCTCGTGTCCTGGACGTGGCCAGGCGGCTTCCCTCGGCGCTGAAGCAGCGAGATGACTTCGGCACCGTCGTCCTTCACGTGGGGGCTGTCGACACCCTCGCCCGGCGCAGCGAGATCCTGAAGGACCACTACCGCTCGCTTCTGGACACCGCACGGAAGAAGACGTCGGCCAGGCTTGTTGTCTCCGGTCCGCTTCCAACATTCCGGCGAGGGTGCGAGTTGTTTAGCCGTCTTTTCACTGCGGTCAAGCCAGCCCTCACTTAAAAAATCTTGGTCAAGCCAGCCCCCGAAAAAATTGCGAAGTTGCGCGTATACCATAGATTACGGTAATGGGTGATGCTGCCTGTGATTCCACATTTAATTCCACAAGTAAATCGTTTAATTCAGAACTAATAAATCATGACTCAAACTGTATTTAATGTCTATGAAAATGAAAACCTTGAAAGTAAatttaaattattacatttgttacttttacaccgttttatatttacagtgtcattaaaaaaaatcctcctgattgcactgaataatttcactacagaatggtagaacaccacctacagatgtcactcagtcaagatcaagaagatctgatgtggcatttcaaagtaaaggtcctcaaattaccatatttgataaactttattctatgtttacagtgtcataaaaaaaatcctcctgattgcactcaataatttcactacagaatggtagaacaccacctacagatgtcaatcatgtaagatcaagaagatctgatgtggcatttcaaagtaaaggtccctcaaatttccatatttgatcaattttattctatgtttacagtgtcattaaaaaaaatcctcctgattgcactcaataatttcactacagtatggtagaacaccacctatagatgtcactcagtcaagatcaagaagatctgatgtggcatttcaaagtaaaggtccctcaaatttccatatttgatcttttttttttctatgtttacagggtcattaaataaaatcctcctgattgcactcaataatttcactacagtatggtagaacaccacctagagatgtcactcagtcaagatcaagaagatctgatgtggcatttcaaagtaaaggtccctcaaattaccatatttgataaactttattctatgtttacagtgtcataaataaaaatcctcctgattgcacaggataatttcactacagaatggtagaacaccacctacagatgtcactcatgtaagatcaagaagatctgatgtggcatttcaaagtaaaggtccctcaaatttccatatttgatcaattttattctatgtttacagtgtcattaaaaaaaatcctcctgattgcactcaataatttcactacagtatggtagaacaccacctatagatgtcactcagtcaagatcaagaagatctgatgtggcatttcaaagtaaaggtccctcaaatttccatatttgatcatttttttttctatgtttacagggtcattaaataaaatcctcctgattgcactcaataatttcactacagtatggtagaacaccacctagagatgtcactcagtcaagatcaagaagatctgatgtggcatttcaaagtaaaggtccctcaaattaccatatttgataaactttattctatgtttacagtgtcataaataaaaatcctcctgattgcacaggataatttcactacagaatggtagaacaccacctacagatgtcactcatgtaagatcaagaagatctgatgtggcatttcaaagtaaaggtccctcaaatttccatatttgatcaattttattctatgtttacagtgtcattaaaaaaaatcctcctgattgcactcaataatttcactacagtatggtagaacaccacctatagatgtcactcagtcaagatcaagaagatctgatgtggcatttcaaagtaaaggtccctcaaatttccatatttgatctttttttttctatgtttacagggtcattaaaaaaaatcctcctgattgcactcaataatttcactacagtatggtagaacaccacctagagatgtcactcagtcaagatcaagaagatctgatgtggcatttcaaagtaaaggtccctcaaatttccatatttgatcttttttttttctatgtttacagggtcattaaataaaatcctcctgattgcactcaataatttcactacagtatggtagaacaccacctagagatgtcactcagtcaagatcaagaagatctgatgtggcatttcaaagtaaaggtccctcaaattaccatatttgataaactttattctatgtttacagtgtcataaataaaaatcctcctgattgcacaggataatttcactacagaatggtagaacaccacctacagatgtcactcatgtaagatcaagaagatctgatgtggcatttcaaagtaaaggtccctcaaattaccatatttgattaactttattctatgtttacagtgtcataaataaaaatcctcctgattgcacaggataatttcactacagaatggtagaacaccacctacagatgtcactcatgtaagatcaagaagatctgatgtggcatttcaaagtaaaggtccctcaaatttccatatttgatcaattttattctatgtttacagtgtcattaaaaaaaatcctcctgattgcactcaataatttcactacagtatggtagaacaccacctatagatgtcactcagtcaagatcaagaagatctgatgtggcatttcaaagtaaaggtccctcaaattaccagatttgatcatttttttctatgtttacagggtcattaataaaaattctcctgattgcactcaataatttcactacagaatccTATAACatcacctacagatgtcactcagtcaatatcaagaagatctgatgtggcatttcaaagtaaaggtccctcaaattaccatatttgataaactttattctatgtttacagtgtcataaataaaaatcctcctgattgcacaggataatttcactacagaatggtagaacaccacctacagatgtcactcagtcaagatcaagaagatctgatgtggcatttcaaagtaaaggtccctcaaatttccatatttgataaactttattctatgtttacagtgtcataaataaaaatcctcctgattgcacaggataatttcactacagaatggtagaacaccacctacagatgtcactcagtcaagatcaagaagatctgatgtggcatttcaaagtaaaggtccctcaaattaccatatttgataaactttattctatgtttacagtgtcataaataaaaatcctcctgattgcacaggataatttcactacagaatggtagaacaccacctacagatgtcactcagtcaagatcaagaagatctgatgtggcatttcaaagtaaaggtccctcaaattaccatatttgataaactttattctatgtttacagtgtcataaataaaaatcctcctgattgcacaggataatttcactacagaatggtagaacaccacctacagatgtcactcatgtaagatcaagaagatctgatgtggcatttcaaagtaaaggtccctcaaatttccatatttgatcaattttattctatgtttacagtgtcattaaaaaaaatcctcctgattgcactcaataatttcactacagtatggtagaacaccacctatagatgtcactcagtcaagatcaagaagatctgatgtggcatttcaaagtaaaggtccctcaaattaccagatttgatcatttttttctatgtttacagggtcattaataaaaattctcctgattgcactcaataatttcactacagaatccTATAACATCACCTACAGATGttactcatgtaagatcaagaagatctgatgtggcatttcaaagtaaaggtccctcaaataaccagatttgataaactttattctatgtttacagtgtcataaaaaaaatccttctgattgcactgagtaatttcactacagaatggtagaacaccacctacagaggtcactcagtcaagatcaagaagatctgatgtggcatttcaaagtaaaggtccctcaaattatcagatttgatcaactttattctagGTTTACAGGGTCTttaaaaaatcctcctgattgcactcaataatttcactacagaatggtagaacaccacctacagatgtcactcagtcaagatcaagaagatttgatgtggcatttcagagtaaaggtccctcaaataaccagatttgatcaattttactgtatgtttacagtgtcattaaaaaaaatcctgctgattgcactcaataatttcactatagaatggtagaacaccacctacagatgtcactcatgtaagatcaagaagatctgatgtggcatttcaaagtaaaggtccctcaaatttccatatttgatcattttttttctatgtttacagggtcattaataaaaatcctcctgattgcactcaataatttcactacagaatggtagaataccacctaaatgtgtctctcagtcaagatcaaaaagatctgatgcattatttcaaaataaaggtccatcaaatgaccagatttgatcaattttactctacatttacagtgtcattaaaaagaatccttctgattgctcagaataatttcactacagaatgataGAATACCAACTAAAGGTGTCACTCTGTCAAGATCAAGCAGATGTGAtgtgccatttcaaaataaaggccctctaaattatcattttgatcaattttactctgcatttacactgtcattaaaatgaatccttctgattgcacagaataatttcactacagaatggtacaaTACCACCTAAaggtgtcactcagtcaagatcaagaaaatgtgatgtgtcatttcaaaataaaggttccTGAAATTACTAAAATATGGAGTAATAATCAAAAAAATGTTTAGTCCACTACAGACCTTTCTATATGTCTGTGGAGTTGCTGCACCTAAATAAAACACTTCGATTCCTGTTTTCAGAAGCTAGacagaaattaaattaaaaaaataaaacaatggaCATAAGAATACAATCACAGAATTAAAAAAGCATAATGTCTTAAGTAGAATTAAGGAATGAATAACATATAAGAGCTATACAGTTGCTTTATAAAAAGTAAAGTGAAATAAAACAGAGTATCAAATGTTTTGCGCTATATTCATATTCACAGTTCTGTATAGTATCTGTATATGAATGTGGACTGCTGATGACCAGAGTTTCTTTGGGAGTAGTGCTGGCTGTACACGCAATATTCTGTACATCTAGGTGGTCTGCTGATGTGTGGGTTTTACTAGGAGCAGTGTGGGTTGTGTAGTCTAACAGCAGTGGAAAAGATGAAGAAAACTATGAAGACTAAAGTGAAGAAACTATTGACTGTAGCAGCTGTCCAGTGCTGTCTAAGTATATTGCCATCTCTTGCACTGGGTCCAAGAGGTTTATCAGGACAGACCAGGCCCTCTTAATGAGTTGGTCATTCTGCTTCCTGTCTGCAGTCAAGATGCTGCTGCCCCATTATCATTCCATTGCTTAGTAAACCTTGatgttttatcatttattcAGCAGGTTGCTGCTGAACAATGAATGGGAATTAGTTCAAATAAGCAAACGTCTTCCTAGAAttgattaaaacaataaaacagggGCATTGGAAAGCCGTTTGCCCCAAATCCCACACACATGCCTAACATTGTATTGTATCTTCTAGGAGGTCAGGCagtgttcttcttcttctttctgctattcccgtttaggggtcgccacagcggatcaaactcctccatctggccctgtcttgagtgtcctccactgacacaccagccactctcatatcctcttccactgcatccataaacctcctcttaggtctacctctcctcctcttgcctggaagttccatcctcaagaccctcctaccaatatacctctcctccctcctctgtacatgtccaaaccacctcaatctcgcttctctaactttatctccaaaacatgctacatgtgctgatcctctaataaactcatttctaatcctatccttcctcgtcactccaaatgagaatctcaacatcttcatctcagacacctccatctccctcacctgtctctttgtcagtgccactgtctccagtccatacaacatagcaggtctcactactgtcctatagatctttcctttcattcttgctgacacccttctatcacagatcaccccagacactttatgccatccaccccagcctgcctgcactctcttctttacctctctttcacttcctccattactctgtacccttgaccctaagtaggtaaactcgtcaaccttcaccaaatcaactccttgtaactggacctgtccaccgtctgccctctcattcacacacatgtactctgttttactcctgctcactttctcca
The genomic region above belongs to Brachyhypopomus gauderio isolate BG-103 chromosome 3, BGAUD_0.2, whole genome shotgun sequence and contains:
- the LOC143509650 gene encoding uncharacterized protein LOC143509650, with amino-acid sequence MATAEERALVKLGSELEKLGRQIERLLEKQAELTQEKTRLEAARDAAYSAVSTPSSRRLSATAILTRAPGWERQRGRGRQPASSPLPQPDFSSANPFEVLSSGSSTSPSPAPAPKKNKGGARVLDVARRLPSALKQRDDFGTVVLHVGAVDTLARRSEILKDHYRSLLDTARKKTSARLVVSGPLPTFRRGCELFSRLFTAVKPALT